The window GCCGTCCAGCCGGTCTGGTGCCAGGCGCCCAGGCCGGCGCCGTTGTCGCCGTGGAAGTACTCCGGGAAGGCGATCAGATCCCGCCAGTCGGGGTGCTGCTGGAACGTCTCGGCGGCGCCGTAGATCGGCCGCCGGCCGTACCCGTCGCGCAGGAACAGCGAGATCAGCCGGTGCGACAGGTCGTCGGCGATCGCGTTGAGGGTGCGCTTGGAGCCGGACCGGGTCGGGTACTCGATCAGCAGGTCGTCGCCGAAGAAGGTGGCGAAGTCACGCAACGCGCAGACCAGCAGGTAGTTGGTCGGCATCCAGATCGGGCCCCGCCAGTTGGAGTTACCGCCGAACAGCCCGCTGGCCGACTCGGCCGGCTCGTAGCCGACGGTGAAGTCCTGCCCGCCGAGGGAGACGGTGAACGGCTCGTCGAGGTGCCGCCGGGACAGGGTGCGCAGCCCGTACGGGGAGAGGAACTCGTCCTCGTCGAGCATCGGGGCGAGGATCCGCACGATCTGCTCCGGGCCGACCATGGACAGCAGCCGGTGCTGCCGGCCGTCGCCGGCCAGCCGGCGGGCGCCGATCACGTCGGCGTACTCCGGTTTGTTGGTCAGGAACCAGCGCAGCCGGGCCGCCAGCTCCGGCAGCCGGGCCAGGGTGCCGGAGTGCAGCGTGGTGGTGGCCGCCAGCGGCAGCAGGCCGACCACCGACCGCACCTTCAGCGGCAGCGTGTCACCGTCGGGCAGCCGCAGCTGGTCGTAGAAGAACGAGTCCTCCTCGTCCCACAGCCCCTGGTCGTAGGCGGCGGCGGCGATGTAGGCGAAGTGTTCCAGGAACTTGGTGGCGATGTCGGTGTAGGTGTGGTCGTGCACCGCCAGGGTCAACGCCATGTCCAGCATGTTCAGCGCGTACGTCGCCATCCACCCGGTACCGTCGGACTGTTCCAGCACCCCGGCCACCGGCAGCGCGGCGGACCGGTCGAACGGGCCGACGTTGTCCAGCCCGAGGAAGCCGCCCTCGAAGACGTTGTTGCCGTTGATGTCCTTGCGGTTGACCCACCAGGTGAAGTTGAGCAGCAGCTTGTGCATGATCCGGGCGAGGAACTCGAAGTCGCGCCGGCCGTCGATGTCGAACACCCGCAGCGCCGCCCAGGCGTGCACCGGCGGGTTGACGTCGGCGAACGCCCACTCGTACGCCGGGATCTGCCCGTTGGGGTGCATGTACCACTCGCGTAGCAGCAACAGCAGCTGGTCCTTGGCGAACTGCGGGTCGACCCGGGCCAGCGTGGAGCAGTGGAACGCCAGGTCCCAGGCGGCGTACCAGGGGTATTCCCACGGGTCCGGCATGGAGATGACGTCGAAGCTGTTCATGTGCCACCAGGCGGCGTTGCGGCCGTGGCCACGCCCGTTCGGCGGTGGCGGGCTGGCCGGGTCGCCGGTCAGCCACTGGGCGACGTCGAAGTGGTAGAACTGCTTGCCCCAGAGCACGCCGGCGAATGCCCGGCGGGCGACGAGGCGTTCGTCGTCGGTGGCGGCGGCCGGGATGACGGTGTCGTAGTAGCGGTCCGCCTCGGCGTGCCGGGCGGCCAGCGTCGCCGCGTGCCCGGCGCCGAGGTTGAGCCGGGGCGGCGGGGTGTTGCCCGGCGGCGACGCGGTCAACGTCAGCCGGAGCCGGATCCGGTCCTCGCCGCCGGCCGGCACGTTCAGCACGTAGTGCAGCGCGCCCTTGGTGCCGGTCAGCTCCGGGTTGACCGTGTCGGCGCCGTCGACGACGTGGTCGTTGATGCCGTCCTTCGGGTACGGGGTGCGCGACGGCTGGTCCCAGAGCCGCTCGGCGTTGCTGTCGTTGTCGCAGAGCAGCGGGGTGGGGTCACCGTCGCCCTGCAGCACCAGCTGCCCGAGCACCCAGTGGTGGCCGACCAGGCGGTCGCCGTCGCCGGTGAGCACCGGGATCTGGTCGCGGCCGGGCAGCCCCCACGCCCAGGTGTTGCGGAACCACAGGCTGGGTAGGACGTGCAGTCGGGCATCGGTGTCGCCCCGGTTGGCCACGGTGATCTCGATGCACATGTCGGTCGGCCCCGCCTTGGCGTAGTCGACGGTTACCGCCCAGTACCGGTCGTCGTCGAAGATGCCGGTGTCGACCAGTTCATACTCGGTCTCGTCGCGGCCGCGCATACCGTTGACCGCGACGAGATCGTCGTACGGAAAGGCGGCCTGCGGATAGTGGTAGCGCCAACGCATCCAGGAGTGGGTGGGCGTGGAATCCTCGTACCACCAGTAGTCCTTCGCGTCCTCGCCGTGGTTGCCGCCGTCGCCGCCCAGGCCGAACATGCGCTCCTTGAGGATCGGGTCCTCGCCGTTCCACAGCGCCAGGCCGAAGCAGAACGTCTGCCGGTCGTCACAGACGCCGGCCATGCCATCCTCGTTCCAGCGGTACGCCCGCGATCGGGCATGATCATGCGGGAAGTAGTCCCACGCCGTACCGTGCTCGCTGTAGTCCTCCCGTACCGTGCCCCATGCCCGCTCTGACACGTAGGGCCCCCATGCCCGCCACGGCTGCTCACCCGCGTCGGCTTCCGCCAACCGGGTGCGCTCCGGATCACGATACGTCCGCCTGGAGTTGACCATGACGGTCATTCTTCCTGGGACGTGTTTCCGGCACTTGTCGGACCGTCACCTTGCCGGCACACCAGCGCCGTTTCGCCGGCCAGCCCGGCTCCGTCACCGCCCAGCACCGCCATCGACACCCCACCGCCACGTCCCGCCACCGGCCCGCAGCCCTCTCGCCGGTCGACCAGCCATGGAGGAACATTGCTCGACATCAGCTTCGGACCGCAGGTCTGCGGCGACCTGGCCGCCGGAGCCAGCCGGGAGTGGCTGGTCACCGACGGCCGGGGCGGCTACGCGATGGGCACGGTCAGCGGTCTACGTACCCGGCGTTACCACGGCCTGCTGGTGGTCGCCGGCACCACCTCGGCGGCCCGGCGGGTCGGGCTGGTCAGCCTGGACCCGGCGGTCACCCTGCCGTCCGGCGCGCAGGTCCGCCTCGGCGTGCACGAATGGTCGTCCGGCGTGGTCGACCCGCCCGGCCACACCCTGCTGGAACGGTTCGACCTGACCGACGGGGTGCCGCGCTGGCGGTGGCGGATCGGCGACGTGGTGATCGAACGGGAGATCGCGATGACGCACGGCTCGCCGTGCGTGGCGGTCACCCACCGGCTGGTCAGCGGCGGGCCGGTCACCCTCACCCTGGCCGCGGTGACCACCTGGCGGGACGCGCACGGCGAACGGGACAGGCAGGCTCCCCCGCCGCGGATGGACAACGTCGACGGCGGGACGGTGATCGAGGGCGCGTTCCGGGTGCACGGCCCGGACTGGGTGCCGGCGGGCAACTGGTGGGACGGCGTGTATCACCGCGAGGAGGCGGCGCGTGGGCTGCGGGCCGAGGAGGACCTGTGGTACGCGGGCAGCTTCACCGCCACCCTCGACGGCCCCGGCGCGGTGGCCGAGGTGACCGCGTGGGCGGAACAGCTGGAACAGGTGCCGGCACCGGCGGCCACGATCGTCGCCGCCGCCCGGGCCCGTAACCGGGCGGTGGTGGCGGCCGCGAAACCGGCCGACGCCGTCGACGCCACGCTGGCCCTGGCCGCCGACGCGTTCGTGGTGCGCACCGGTTCCGGGCCGGACGTGGTGGCCGGCTACCCGTGGTTCGGGGCGTGGTCGCGGGACACGATGACGTCGTACGAAGGGCTGTTCCTGGCGACCGGGCGGGCCGACGAGGGCCGTGAGCTGCTGCGCGGCTACGCGGCGACGCTGTCCGATGGGATGCTGGCGAACACCGCCGACACCGGGCACGTGGAGTACAACACCGTCGACGGCACCCTGTGGTTCCTGCACGCGGTGGACCGGCACGTCACCGCGACCAGCGACATCGACCTGGCGGCCGAGCTGCTGCCGGCGCTGCGCGAGGTGGTCGCCGCCCATCTGCGCGGCACCCGGTACGGCATCCGGGTGGACGAGGGCGACGGGCTGCTCACCGGCGGTGCCGGCGGTGAGGCACTGACCTGGATGGACGCCCGGGTGTACGGGGTGCCGATCACCTCCCGGGAAGGCAAGCCGGTCGAGGTGAACGCCCTGTGGGTCAACGGGCTGGCGGCGGTGAGCGAGCTGGCGCAGCTGGTGGACGGTGACCCGGGGGCGGCGACGAGCGTGTACCCGAAGGCGCAGGAGTCGTTCCGGGCCCGCTACCCGGCCCCGTCGGGCTGGCTCTACGACGTGCTGGACACCCCGGCGCAGTACCCGCTGGGCGGGGATCCGCACGCCGACGACGACGCGCTGCGCCCGAACCAGCTGCTCGCCTGGTCGCTGCCGTACGCCCCGTTGGAGCCGGACCCGGCTCCGTTGCGGGCGATCGGCGCGGCGCTGCTGACCCCGCTGGGTCTGCGCAGCCTGGCCCCGGACTCGGCCGGCTACCTCGGGCAGCACCGGGGCGGCCCGGCCCGCCGCGACGGCGCCTACCACCAGGGCACGGTCTGGCCGTGGCTGATCGGACCGTACGTGTCGGCGGCCCGGCGGGCCGGTCTGGACATCTCCGACGTGTTCCTCGGGCTGACCGCCCACCTGAGCGAGTACGGGCTCGGCTCGGTCAGCGAAACGGCTGACGGGGATCCGCCGCACGGCGCCACCGGCTGCCCGTTCCAGGCGTGGTCGGTGGCCGAACTACTCCGGGTCCGACAAGTCTGATCAGTTCCTGTTACATCAGCGCAACGCGAATGTCTTCCCTGGTTATCCCGTTGCCGGCAGTATCGTCGGCAACCCAAAGACGCGTCAGCACCCGCAATAGGTGTCTGATCGCGCATGTCCGGTGCCGATTTGAATTGAGGGGGGTCTGCCGATGTCACCTGCCGCCGACGTGATCGACATCCGCGCACCACGGTCGCAGCGGATTCTGATGCTGTCCTGGGAGTACCCACCCGTCGTGGTGGGCGGACTGGGCCGACACGTGCACGCCCTCTCCGTCGCCCTGGCCAACGCCGGCCACGAGGTCACCGTCGTCACCCGCCACGCCCCCGGCGCCCCCCTCGAGGAATACGCCGACGGCGTCCGCATCATCCGCGCCGCCGAGGACCCACCCCTGTTCCCCCTCGCCACCCCCAGCCTCCTCGCCTGGACCATGGCCTTCAACCACACCCTCACCCGCGCCGCCCTGCGCGCCACCCAGACCGCCGAATACGACGTCATCCACGCCCACGACTGGCTCGTCACCCACACCGCCGTCACCCTCAAGGAACACCTCGACATCCCCCTCGTCGCCACCATCCACGCCACCGAGGCCGGCCGCCACCAGGGCTGGCTCCCCGACGAGATGAACAAGTCCATCCACTCCATCGAACACTGGCTCGGCCACGAGTCGTGCCGGGTGATCGCCTGCTCCGGCTACATGCGCTGGGAGGTCAGCCACCTGTTGGAGCTGCCGGCG is drawn from Micromonospora sp. Llam0 and contains these coding sequences:
- a CDS encoding glucosidase → MVNSRRTYRDPERTRLAEADAGEQPWRAWGPYVSERAWGTVREDYSEHGTAWDYFPHDHARSRAYRWNEDGMAGVCDDRQTFCFGLALWNGEDPILKERMFGLGGDGGNHGEDAKDYWWYEDSTPTHSWMRWRYHYPQAAFPYDDLVAVNGMRGRDETEYELVDTGIFDDDRYWAVTVDYAKAGPTDMCIEITVANRGDTDARLHVLPSLWFRNTWAWGLPGRDQIPVLTGDGDRLVGHHWVLGQLVLQGDGDPTPLLCDNDSNAERLWDQPSRTPYPKDGINDHVVDGADTVNPELTGTKGALHYVLNVPAGGEDRIRLRLTLTASPPGNTPPPRLNLGAGHAATLAARHAEADRYYDTVIPAAATDDERLVARRAFAGVLWGKQFYHFDVAQWLTGDPASPPPPNGRGHGRNAAWWHMNSFDVISMPDPWEYPWYAAWDLAFHCSTLARVDPQFAKDQLLLLLREWYMHPNGQIPAYEWAFADVNPPVHAWAALRVFDIDGRRDFEFLARIMHKLLLNFTWWVNRKDINGNNVFEGGFLGLDNVGPFDRSAALPVAGVLEQSDGTGWMATYALNMLDMALTLAVHDHTYTDIATKFLEHFAYIAAAAYDQGLWDEEDSFFYDQLRLPDGDTLPLKVRSVVGLLPLAATTTLHSGTLARLPELAARLRWFLTNKPEYADVIGARRLAGDGRQHRLLSMVGPEQIVRILAPMLDEDEFLSPYGLRTLSRRHLDEPFTVSLGGQDFTVGYEPAESASGLFGGNSNWRGPIWMPTNYLLVCALRDFATFFGDDLLIEYPTRSGSKRTLNAIADDLSHRLISLFLRDGYGRRPIYGAAETFQQHPDWRDLIAFPEYFHGDNGAGLGAWHQTGWTALVADLILTVRADRRGQPG
- a CDS encoding amylo-alpha-1,6-glucosidase; translation: MLDISFGPQVCGDLAAGASREWLVTDGRGGYAMGTVSGLRTRRYHGLLVVAGTTSAARRVGLVSLDPAVTLPSGAQVRLGVHEWSSGVVDPPGHTLLERFDLTDGVPRWRWRIGDVVIEREIAMTHGSPCVAVTHRLVSGGPVTLTLAAVTTWRDAHGERDRQAPPPRMDNVDGGTVIEGAFRVHGPDWVPAGNWWDGVYHREEAARGLRAEEDLWYAGSFTATLDGPGAVAEVTAWAEQLEQVPAPAATIVAAARARNRAVVAAAKPADAVDATLALAADAFVVRTGSGPDVVAGYPWFGAWSRDTMTSYEGLFLATGRADEGRELLRGYAATLSDGMLANTADTGHVEYNTVDGTLWFLHAVDRHVTATSDIDLAAELLPALREVVAAHLRGTRYGIRVDEGDGLLTGGAGGEALTWMDARVYGVPITSREGKPVEVNALWVNGLAAVSELAQLVDGDPGAATSVYPKAQESFRARYPAPSGWLYDVLDTPAQYPLGGDPHADDDALRPNQLLAWSLPYAPLEPDPAPLRAIGAALLTPLGLRSLAPDSAGYLGQHRGGPARRDGAYHQGTVWPWLIGPYVSAARRAGLDISDVFLGLTAHLSEYGLGSVSETADGDPPHGATGCPFQAWSVAELLRVRQV